The Engystomops pustulosus chromosome 9, aEngPut4.maternal, whole genome shotgun sequence genome includes a window with the following:
- the LOC140077844 gene encoding inter-alpha-trypsin inhibitor-like isoform X2 encodes MKIYLCLLPPLLLLLTVTPILSEDPVPNRRSERSAGNEAAEASSKSAGCYLSPKPGPCFGYFFRYFYDPSSMTCERFHYGGCGGNWNRFLKEQDCLQTCRTEAACRLPIVRGPCRGIHPRWAFDATQGKCITFQYGGCQGNGNHFYTEKECKEYCGVPTNDQ; translated from the exons ATGAAGATTTATCTGTGTCTCCTGCCGCCCCTCctgctcttactgactgtgaccccCATCCTGAGTGAAGACCCCGTCCCCAATAGG AGATCTGAGAGATCAGCAGGGAATGAGGCAGCGGAGGCGTCCAGCAAATCCG CCGGATGTTACCTGTCCCCGAAGCCTGGTCCATGTTTTGGGTATTTCTTCCGCTATTTCTACGACCCCTCCTCCATGACCTGTGAGAGGTTCCATTATGGCGGCTGTGGTGGAAACTGGAACAGGTTTTTAAAAGAGCAAGATTGTCTCCAGACCTGCAGGACAGAag CCGCCTGCCGCTTACCCATAGTCCGGGGACCCTGCAGGGGCATCCACCCTCGCTGGGCATTTGATGCCACACAAGGAAAGTGCATCACCTTCCAATATGGCGGCTGCCAAGGAAATGGTAACCACTTCTACACAGAGAAGGAATGTAAGGAGTACTGTGGAGTCCCTACAAATG ATCAGTAA
- the LOC140077844 gene encoding inter-alpha-trypsin inhibitor-like isoform X1: MKIYLCLLPPLLLLLTVTPILSEDPVPNRQTDMIHRMTWILSFHIQRSERSAGNEAAEASSKSAGCYLSPKPGPCFGYFFRYFYDPSSMTCERFHYGGCGGNWNRFLKEQDCLQTCRTEAACRLPIVRGPCRGIHPRWAFDATQGKCITFQYGGCQGNGNHFYTEKECKEYCGVPTNDQ; encoded by the exons ATGAAGATTTATCTGTGTCTCCTGCCGCCCCTCctgctcttactgactgtgaccccCATCCTGAGTGAAGACCCCGTCCCCAATAGG CAAACAGACATGATACACAGAATGACCTGGATTTTATCTTTTCATATTCAGAGATCTGAGAGATCAGCAGGGAATGAGGCAGCGGAGGCGTCCAGCAAATCCG CCGGATGTTACCTGTCCCCGAAGCCTGGTCCATGTTTTGGGTATTTCTTCCGCTATTTCTACGACCCCTCCTCCATGACCTGTGAGAGGTTCCATTATGGCGGCTGTGGTGGAAACTGGAACAGGTTTTTAAAAGAGCAAGATTGTCTCCAGACCTGCAGGACAGAag CCGCCTGCCGCTTACCCATAGTCCGGGGACCCTGCAGGGGCATCCACCCTCGCTGGGCATTTGATGCCACACAAGGAAAGTGCATCACCTTCCAATATGGCGGCTGCCAAGGAAATGGTAACCACTTCTACACAGAGAAGGAATGTAAGGAGTACTGTGGAGTCCCTACAAATG ATCAGTAA